The Trichomycterus rosablanca isolate fTriRos1 chromosome 15, fTriRos1.hap1, whole genome shotgun sequence genome contains a region encoding:
- the LOC134328971 gene encoding histone H2A-like, translating into MSGRGKTGGKTRAKAKTRSSRAGLQFPVGRVHRLLRKGNYAHRVGAGAPVYLAAVLEYLTAEILELAGNAARDNKKSRIIPRHLQLAVRNDEELNRLLGGVTIAQGGVLPNIQAVLLPKKTEKAAKTK; encoded by the coding sequence ATGAGTGGACGCGGGAAGACCGGTGGTAAGACTAGGGCTAAAGCCAAGACTCGCTCATCGCGTGCCGGCCTTCAGTTCCCCGTGGGCCGTGTTCACAGACTGCTACGTAAGGGTAATTACGCCCAccgtgtgggagctggtgctcctgtctacttggctgccgtgctggagtatctgaccgctgagatcctcgagttggctggtaacgccgccagagataacaagaagtctcgtatcatccctcgtcatctgcagttggccgtgcgtaacgacgaggagttgaacagactgcttggaggtgtaaccatcgctcagggcggtgtgctgcctaacatccaggctgttctgtTACCCAAGAAGACCGAGAAAGCAGCCAAGACCAAGTAA
- the LOC134329032 gene encoding histone H2B-like, whose protein sequence is MPEPAKAAAKKGSKKTVPKPAGKGGKKRRKSRKESYAIYVYKVLKQVHPDTGISSKAMGIMNSFVNDIFERIAGESSRLAHYNKRSTITSREIQTAVRLLLPGELAKHAVSEGTKAVTKYTSSK, encoded by the coding sequence atgccTGAACCAGCGAAGGCCGCGGCCAAGAAGGGCTCCAAGAAAACCGTCCCCAAGCCCGCCGGCAAAGGAGGCAAGAAGCGCAGAAAGTCCAGGAAGGAGAGCTACGCTATCTACGTGTACAAGGTCCTGAAACAGGTCCACCCTGATACCGGGATCTCTTCCAAGGCTATGGGCATCATGAACTCCTTCGTCAACGACATTTTCGAGCGTATCGCTGGTGAGTCCTCTCGTCTGGCTCACTACAACAAGCGCTCCACCATTACCTCCAGGGAGATCCAGACCGCCGTGCGCCTGCTGCTTCCCGGTGAGCTGGCCAAGCACGCCGTGTCCGAGGGTACCAAGGCCGTCACCAAGTACACCAGCTCCAAGTAA
- the LOC134328858 gene encoding histone H1-like, which produces MVEEAPAPASSAPAKAPKKKTAAKPKKAGPSVGELIVKAVSASKERSGVSLAALKKALSAGGYDVEKNNSRVKLAVKSLVTKGTLVQTKGTGASGSFKLNKKQIEVKKPAAKKAAAPKVKKAAKKPAAAKKPKKVTAKKPAAKKSPKKVKKPAAAAKKTTKSPKKAKKPATPKKAAKSPKKAKAAKPKTAKPKAVKAKKAAPKKK; this is translated from the coding sequence atggtagaagaagctccagcaccggccagctcggcccccgccaaggctcctaaaaagaagaccgcggccaaacccaagaaagcgggtcccagcgtcggcgagctgatcgtcaaagctgtttccgcttccaaggagaggagcggcgtgtccctggccgccctgaagaaagctctgtctgcaggtggatacgacgtggagaagaacaactcccgcgttaaactcgccgtcaaaagcctggtgaccaagggcaccctggtgcagaccaagggcaccggcgcctcaggctctttcaagctcaacaagaagCAGATCGAGGTGAAGAAACCCGCGGCCAAAAAAGCCGCCGctcctaaagtgaaaaaggCCGCAAAGAAACCCGCCGCTGCAAAGAAGCCCAAGAAGGTAACAGCCAAGAAGCCCGCCGCTAAGAAGTCCCCCAAGAAGGTCAAGAAACCCGCTGCTGCCGCTAAGAAAACCACCAAGAGCCCCAAGAAGGCTAAGAAGCCGGCGACCCCCAAGAAGGCAGCCAAGAGTCCTAAAAAAGCCAAGGCAGCCAAACCCAAGACCGCTAAGCCCAAAGCGGTCAAGGCCAAAAAAGCTGCTCCCAAGAAGAAGTAA
- the LOC134329058 gene encoding histone H4, translating to MSGRGKGGKGLGKGGAKRHRKVLRDNIQGITKPAIRRLARRGGVKRISGLIYEETRGVLKVFLENVIRDAVTYTEHAKRKTVTAMDVVYALKRQGRTLYGFGG from the coding sequence AAGAGGAAAAGGCGGCAAAGGTCTTGGAAAAGGAGGCGCTAAGCGTCACCGCAAAGTTCTCCGTGATaacatccagggtattactaaacccgccatccgccgtttggctcgccgtggcggtgtgaagcgtatttccggcttgatctacgaggagactcgcggtgtgctcaaggttttcctggagaacgtcatccgtgatgccgtcacctacaccgagcacgccaagagaaagaccgtcaccgcaatggacgtggtgtacgctctgaaacgccagggacgcaccctgtacggattcgggggttaa